The stretch of DNA CGCAAAACTACAACGCAAAGCTCAAAACTATTTTTATTATGGACTTTCGCCGGTTTTCAAAGAATCCTATATTTTTTGACCTCCGTTCAGAATGGCACTGAATTAGTTTTAAGGTTTTGAGTTTCAGCTTTGAGTTTTGACATTTGAGTTTTGAGTTGATTTTTGCAAAAATTGCTTACCAAAGAATCACAAATTGTCACCCTAATATAGTATAGGATTGTATGGAGACTATCGTGTCAATTGAGCGAACGCCTTAAGATGAGTGATTATCGGAAAGCCGTGTAAGGGAAAACCTTCGGGTCACCCACGAAGTGGGTCGGGTTTGATGCGGGGGTGTTGGAGAAGTGCTATAGTGAACCTAAAACAGGCATCGTTGGAAACGATTGAGGCAACCAAAGGAACACCTACGGTAACTCGCCAGTGCTCTACTCTACTAAAAAAGGGGTGAAGTTGGGCTAAAAGTAGGATTTACATCTTCTTTTCCCACTTCAGAATCTCTCTTAGAACTCTGACGAGTAAATCAATATGTTGTGGATTTATTCTTTCTATTAGTCCTATAATCTCAAAGGTAGAAGATTCTTCTTTACTTACAACTTCTTGGGCAGAAGGAAGAGATAAAAGATCTGTTATCGTCATTCCTAAAACAGAAGCAATTTTGTTAAGAACTGTAATGGTAGGATTTACTTCTCCTCTTTCTATTCTCCCAATATATGTTGGATGTAAACCAGCTCTTTCTGCCAATCTTTCTTGAGATAACCTCATTTCATTCCTTAATCTTTGTATTCTACTTCCTATCTTGATTAACAATTCATTCATTATAATCTATAGCCCTCCATTCTTATTTTACTGTGAATATTAAAATGGATTTTTAACTTATTTTTTACGGATAACAACAATTTCCAAATGAAGATAGATCAATTAAGAATTGGCAGTTGACAGAGACAAGATATTATGATATTTTACAAAATAAATAGAAGAAGTGAGATTTGATATGCCCAAAGAAAATAGAGCATGAGGGGATGTCTACTTCGGGTAAATGGAATATTTGTTCATCTTATAGCGGTTATTAACTGGAAGTTTACATAGGATAATACCCATAAATAAGGCATGAGAATAATCGTTCCGTTAGGAACATAATATCGGTAGGAATAGATAGACAAATCAATCAGTTCCGTAGGAACGATATATTGGTAGAAAATTTATGGAAAGCCATTTACCGATATATTGTCCCTATGGGACATTATTTGTATTTCTAAGTAAAGTTTTGAATAATAACTGCTATAATTTTACATTTTGA from bacterium encodes:
- a CDS encoding helix-turn-helix transcriptional regulator, whose protein sequence is MNELLIKIGSRIQRLRNEMRLSQERLAERAGLHPTYIGRIERGEVNPTITVLNKIASVLGMTITDLLSLPSAQEVVSKEESSTFEIIGLIERINPQHIDLLVRVLREILKWEKKM